From the genome of Gemmatimonadaceae bacterium, one region includes:
- a CDS encoding Maf family protein encodes MTSLARVNVVLASSSPRRHELLRLIGVEHDVIPADVDESHTPGEKPDAHAERLARTKAEAVAADRPQSLIIGADTIVVVDEHVLGKPRDVADAARMLRMLSNRTHVVMTAVAVSLAGRTVSLVEKVTVTFRDLSDDQIARYIATGEPMDKAGAYGIQGYGATIVRRIDGDYFAVMGLSLVRLVDLMAELGVRYDFAR; translated from the coding sequence GTGACCAGCCTGGCCAGGGTGAACGTCGTCCTTGCGTCGAGCTCACCTCGCAGACACGAGCTTCTCCGCCTGATCGGTGTCGAGCACGACGTAATCCCGGCCGATGTTGACGAGAGCCACACACCGGGAGAGAAGCCGGATGCTCACGCGGAGAGGCTGGCGAGGACCAAGGCTGAAGCCGTTGCCGCGGACCGTCCGCAGTCACTCATCATCGGCGCGGACACGATCGTCGTCGTCGATGAGCACGTCCTTGGCAAGCCCCGCGACGTGGCAGATGCCGCCCGGATGCTGCGGATGCTGAGCAACCGAACTCATGTCGTCATGACTGCGGTTGCCGTTTCTCTCGCTGGACGCACCGTGTCGCTCGTAGAAAAGGTTACCGTGACGTTCCGCGATCTATCCGACGATCAGATCGCACGATACATCGCAACCGGCGAGCCGATGGACAAGGCCGGGGCGTACGGGATTCAAGGATATGGTGCAACAATCGTAAGACGAATCGACGGTGACTATTTCGCCGTGATGGGCCTCTCTCTCGTGCGCCTCGTCGACCTGATGGCGGAACTTGGCGTCCGCTACGACTTCGCCCGATAG
- the purD gene encoding phosphoribosylamine--glycine ligase has protein sequence MKVLLVGGGGREHALAWKLLADDSSLELICAPGNAGIAEICDCIPLKATDTNGLAAFAERADIDLTVVGPEAPLEAGIVDLFTQNGREIFGPTRAAARIETSKAFSKALMTGAGIPTGRATLHSGIDRAKEAVRRYGAPIVIKASGLAAGKGVVVAKSIEEAERAIEMILGDRIFGDAGAEVLVEEFMSGEELSMFALTDGANVVTMLPAQDHKRLLDGDLGPNTGGMGAYAPVSAATPNLIGEVTDRILLPTLAALRDAGSPFRGLLYAGLMLTHDGPRVVEFNCRFGDPETETILPLMKSSLLGILHRIASGDSLGDADAIEWHPSHAVTTVIAAAGYPDSPCLGDEIRLPAPPQGIHVFHAGTKRDGESGQTLAAGGRVLAITGVASSLTEAAACSREYAERVTLEGKQMRRDIAWRELERNAGAA, from the coding sequence TTGAAAGTTCTCCTTGTGGGCGGCGGCGGGCGCGAGCACGCCCTCGCATGGAAGCTCCTCGCGGACGACTCCTCGCTCGAGCTGATCTGCGCCCCCGGTAACGCCGGCATCGCGGAGATTTGCGATTGCATTCCGCTGAAGGCAACGGATACCAACGGCCTCGCGGCGTTTGCAGAGCGTGCCGACATCGATCTGACAGTCGTCGGACCGGAAGCCCCCCTTGAGGCGGGGATCGTCGACCTCTTCACGCAGAACGGCCGGGAGATCTTCGGCCCGACTCGAGCAGCTGCGCGAATCGAAACGTCGAAAGCATTCTCGAAAGCGCTCATGACAGGCGCGGGCATTCCGACTGGGCGGGCCACGCTCCATTCCGGCATCGACAGAGCGAAGGAGGCCGTCCGGCGTTATGGCGCTCCGATCGTGATCAAGGCGTCCGGACTGGCCGCGGGCAAAGGCGTCGTTGTCGCCAAGAGCATCGAAGAGGCAGAGCGCGCAATCGAGATGATCCTCGGCGACCGCATCTTCGGCGACGCGGGAGCCGAGGTCCTCGTGGAAGAGTTCATGTCCGGAGAGGAGCTCTCGATGTTCGCTCTGACAGACGGCGCAAACGTCGTGACAATGCTCCCGGCACAAGACCACAAGCGCCTCCTCGACGGAGATCTCGGTCCGAACACCGGAGGGATGGGAGCGTACGCACCCGTCTCTGCCGCGACACCGAATCTCATTGGAGAAGTTACGGATCGCATTCTCCTGCCAACGCTGGCCGCGCTGCGCGATGCCGGCAGTCCCTTCAGGGGGCTGCTTTACGCCGGCCTCATGTTGACGCACGACGGTCCGCGCGTCGTGGAGTTCAACTGTCGTTTTGGTGATCCGGAGACAGAGACCATTCTTCCGCTTATGAAGAGCTCGCTTCTCGGAATACTGCACCGCATAGCGAGCGGCGACTCGCTCGGTGATGCGGATGCAATTGAATGGCATCCCTCGCATGCTGTGACCACGGTGATTGCCGCTGCAGGGTACCCCGATTCTCCCTGCCTCGGCGATGAGATTCGCCTTCCCGCACCTCCGCAAGGCATACACGTTTTTCACGCAGGAACGAAGCGTGACGGTGAATCAGGCCAGACTCTGGCAGCGGGAGGACGAGTGCTGGCCATCACGGGAGTGGCGTCATCGCTCACCGAGGCGGCCGCTTGCTCACGTGAGTATGCGGAGCGCGTGACGCTCGAGGGAAAGCAGATGCGCCGCGACATCGCATGGCGCGAGCTGGAGCGAAATGCCGGAGCTGCCTGA
- a CDS encoding glycosyltransferase family 9 protein, whose product MTAHPMDSVCIVMMSAVGDAVHVLPVINAIKRHRPAARVTWVLQPGPASLVRGHAAVDDIITFERGRGWRAFADVRRELRKRRFDLLLDLQVYFKAGLITALSGAPVRLGFDRARARDFNWLFTNRRIGVNPVQHVQDQYFEFLDELGIAPEPVEWRLGPWDDEREWQGDWVTRVGRPYAAIVVGTSKPDKDWIPERWAAVCDLLQGAYGLRAVLVGGESSREKAAAERIRSAAGESPLIELGSGLRRLVSILDAAAIVLAPDTGPLHMSVALDRPVVSLIGYSDPRRTGPYRKFQDLVIDAYHKPGEARPVSMETRPGRMQRIEVADVAERLEIWAGRYRAKS is encoded by the coding sequence ATGACCGCCCATCCGATGGACAGCGTCTGCATAGTGATGATGAGCGCCGTGGGCGACGCGGTGCACGTCCTGCCCGTCATCAATGCCATCAAGCGGCATCGCCCTGCGGCGCGCGTAACGTGGGTGCTTCAGCCTGGCCCGGCCTCGCTCGTTCGCGGGCACGCGGCAGTGGACGACATCATCACTTTCGAGCGTGGCCGAGGCTGGCGGGCGTTTGCCGACGTCCGGCGCGAGCTTCGGAAACGCCGGTTCGATCTGCTGCTGGATCTTCAGGTCTACTTCAAGGCGGGGCTGATCACTGCGCTCTCCGGGGCACCCGTGCGGCTCGGCTTCGACCGCGCTCGCGCTCGCGACTTCAACTGGCTCTTCACGAACCGGCGGATTGGTGTGAATCCGGTTCAGCACGTGCAGGACCAGTATTTCGAGTTTCTCGACGAGCTCGGTATCGCACCTGAGCCAGTCGAGTGGCGGCTCGGTCCGTGGGACGATGAGCGGGAATGGCAGGGCGACTGGGTGACACGAGTGGGCCGCCCCTATGCCGCGATTGTCGTTGGTACCAGCAAACCCGATAAGGACTGGATTCCAGAGCGATGGGCGGCGGTGTGCGACCTCCTCCAGGGTGCATACGGACTGCGTGCCGTCCTTGTCGGTGGAGAATCGTCGCGCGAGAAAGCGGCTGCTGAACGAATCAGGTCCGCCGCTGGCGAGTCCCCGCTCATCGAGCTGGGAAGCGGGCTCAGACGACTCGTTTCGATCCTCGATGCGGCAGCGATTGTCCTCGCCCCGGATACCGGCCCCCTTCACATGTCGGTCGCGCTCGACCGTCCGGTCGTGAGCCTCATCGGCTACAGCGATCCGAGACGTACCGGGCCGTACCGCAAATTCCAGGATCTCGTGATCGACGCGTACCACAAGCCCGGCGAGGCACGCCCTGTCTCGATGGAAACGCGTCCAGGAAGAATGCAGAGAATCGAAGTGGCCGACGTCGCGGAGCGCCTGGAGATCTGGGCGGGGCGCTATCGGGCGAAGTCGTAG
- a CDS encoding anthranilate synthase component I family protein, translating to MSHSTFDRFAALSRSQPEIGQEGTASAKTRIVPVWRDTVFDADTPVSAFAKLRREPFGFLLESAPAGGETWARYTFLGTQPRAAWRFKDGVVEDWDTSNGWHNARSPADPLADLDALISTSPPVDVPELGAFWTGAVGYFGYDIVRLIERLPHRKLAHSDIPDALFVFTRTLVIVDSLRAQARIVVGVEVPAGADDDSLRSGYDVATREIEEIEAGLSEPSRLGPLVLDGDSPPARGRSNMDRASFMERVERIREHIRAGDCFQALLSRRIDLPANFSAGTLYRALRSMNPSPYMFHLVLDGLELVGSSPELLLRLADNRVTLRPIAGTRPRGKTDEQDELLRHELLADPKERAEHIMLVDLGRNDIGRVARYGTVAVTDLMSVEKYSHVLHIVSQVEGEINGDLSAMDVFRATFPAGTMTGAPKVRAMEIIDEMEEESRGPYAGAIGYIAAGGRRMDLAITIRTCVIADGVASVQAGAGIVADSVAATEWDETESKAGALLAAIGQVSTGRGG from the coding sequence ATGAGCCACTCAACATTCGACCGGTTCGCGGCGCTTTCGCGCTCGCAACCGGAAATCGGGCAGGAGGGCACCGCCTCCGCGAAAACCAGGATCGTTCCTGTCTGGCGTGACACCGTGTTCGACGCGGACACCCCCGTGTCCGCGTTCGCGAAGCTGCGGCGCGAGCCGTTCGGCTTTCTTCTCGAGTCTGCTCCCGCCGGCGGCGAGACGTGGGCACGATACACTTTCCTCGGGACTCAGCCGCGCGCCGCATGGCGATTCAAGGACGGCGTCGTGGAGGACTGGGATACTTCCAATGGCTGGCACAACGCGCGAAGTCCCGCCGACCCGCTCGCCGATCTTGACGCACTCATTTCGACGTCTCCACCAGTGGACGTGCCCGAGCTCGGCGCTTTCTGGACGGGGGCCGTCGGCTACTTTGGCTATGACATCGTTCGCCTGATCGAGCGGCTTCCACACCGGAAGCTCGCCCACTCCGACATTCCCGATGCGCTGTTCGTCTTCACGAGGACACTCGTCATCGTCGACAGTCTCCGGGCGCAGGCGAGGATCGTGGTGGGTGTCGAGGTCCCGGCCGGCGCCGACGACGATTCCCTTCGCAGTGGGTACGACGTCGCAACACGCGAGATAGAAGAGATCGAGGCCGGCCTCAGTGAGCCGTCGCGGCTTGGTCCGCTCGTGCTTGACGGAGACTCACCGCCCGCGCGTGGGCGCTCGAACATGGATCGCGCATCGTTCATGGAGCGGGTAGAGCGCATACGCGAGCACATCCGGGCAGGCGACTGTTTTCAGGCGCTTCTCTCTCGACGCATCGACCTGCCCGCGAATTTCTCCGCGGGCACGCTCTACCGCGCGCTGCGGTCGATGAATCCTTCGCCTTACATGTTTCACCTGGTGCTCGACGGCCTGGAGCTCGTGGGCAGCTCGCCCGAGCTTCTTCTGCGGCTCGCTGACAACCGCGTAACACTGCGTCCGATTGCGGGCACACGGCCCCGTGGGAAAACCGATGAGCAGGACGAGCTGCTGCGACATGAGCTCCTTGCCGACCCCAAGGAGCGCGCGGAGCACATCATGCTCGTAGACCTCGGCCGTAACGACATCGGCAGAGTGGCTCGTTACGGAACGGTTGCCGTTACCGATCTCATGTCTGTCGAGAAGTATTCGCACGTGCTTCACATAGTCAGCCAGGTGGAGGGAGAGATAAACGGCGATCTCTCGGCAATGGACGTATTTCGCGCCACTTTTCCCGCCGGCACGATGACTGGCGCGCCGAAGGTCCGCGCGATGGAGATCATCGACGAGATGGAGGAGGAGTCACGCGGCCCCTACGCGGGTGCAATCGGATACATCGCCGCCGGCGGGCGGCGAATGGACCTCGCCATCACTATCCGGACGTGCGTGATCGCCGACGGCGTGGCGTCAGTGCAGGCCGGAGCGGGCATCGTAGCAGATTCCGTCGCCGCCACCGAATGGGATGAAACGGAGAGCAAGGCTGGGGCACTGCTCGCGGCAATCGGCCAGGTTAGCACGGGCCGCGGGGGTTGA
- a CDS encoding PLP-dependent aspartate aminotransferase family protein produces the protein MARIFDEDMNAGFATRAIHAGQRPDLLSGAIMTPIYTTSTYVQEALGKNKGYEYARGKNPTREALERNVAALEGGVHGFAFSSGMGCLDSIMKLFKSGDHIICGENVYGGTFRLFDKILRGYGLCFSFVDTRDPQNIADACAPNTRAILVETPTNPLMRITDLTAAGEIAKRADALFIVDNTFATPFFQRPFEYGADIVYHSTTKYLNGHSDMVGGIAIMRDDDLAERIQFIQNASGAVPGPFDSWLALRGTKTLHLRMVQHDANGRRIAAYLAEKLGNERVIYPGLESHPQHDLAKRQMKGFGGMISVEMGTKDRAAEVLSKVRVFSLAESLGGVESLISHPASMTHASVEPDRRAHLGITEGLVRLSCGVEDVEDLLADVERAFA, from the coding sequence ATGGCCCGCATCTTCGACGAAGACATGAACGCCGGGTTTGCAACCCGCGCAATTCACGCCGGCCAGCGGCCGGATCTTCTCTCCGGCGCCATCATGACGCCGATCTACACTACTTCAACGTACGTCCAGGAAGCGCTCGGCAAGAACAAGGGATACGAGTACGCTCGCGGGAAAAATCCCACTCGCGAAGCGCTGGAGCGAAACGTCGCCGCCCTCGAGGGTGGCGTTCACGGATTCGCATTCTCCAGCGGAATGGGCTGCCTCGACTCGATCATGAAGCTGTTCAAGTCCGGCGACCACATCATCTGCGGCGAGAACGTCTACGGCGGGACGTTCCGGCTGTTCGACAAGATTCTGCGCGGCTATGGCCTTTGTTTCTCGTTTGTCGACACCCGTGACCCGCAGAATATCGCAGACGCCTGCGCTCCGAACACGCGCGCGATTCTCGTCGAGACCCCGACGAATCCGCTGATGCGCATTACCGATCTCACCGCTGCCGGCGAGATCGCGAAGCGCGCGGACGCGCTCTTCATCGTAGACAACACCTTCGCTACGCCCTTCTTCCAGAGGCCGTTCGAGTACGGGGCGGACATCGTATACCATTCAACAACGAAGTATCTGAATGGGCACAGCGACATGGTCGGGGGCATCGCCATCATGCGCGACGACGATCTCGCAGAGCGAATTCAGTTCATCCAGAACGCATCGGGGGCGGTGCCCGGCCCCTTCGACTCATGGCTCGCCCTCCGTGGAACGAAAACCCTGCACCTCCGGATGGTGCAGCACGACGCCAATGGCCGGCGCATCGCCGCTTATCTCGCGGAGAAGCTCGGCAATGAGCGCGTCATCTATCCGGGGCTCGAGTCACATCCTCAGCATGACCTGGCTAAGCGACAGATGAAGGGCTTCGGCGGGATGATCTCGGTCGAGATGGGAACGAAGGACCGCGCGGCAGAGGTGCTCTCGAAGGTTCGCGTATTCTCGCTGGCCGAATCGCTCGGCGGTGTCGAGAGCCTGATAAGTCATCCCGCGTCGATGACTCACGCTTCAGTTGAGCCGGATCGAAGGGCACACCTCGGGATTACAGAAGGGCTGGTGCGTCTCTCCTGCGGGGTGGAGGACGTCGAGGATCTGCTCGCCGATGTCGAGCGCGCCTTCGCATAA
- the glmS gene encoding glutamine--fructose-6-phosphate transaminase (isomerizing) gives MCGIVGYIGDREATPLLLEGLKRLEYRGYDSAGVAVMNGQGVDTRKAAGKISRLEAALAAQPIVGDTGIAHTRWATHGAPNQCNAHPQMDCKGHVAVVHNGIIENSTTLRAHLTEIGHKFTSETDTEVIAHLIEEAFDGNLEDAVIEALWQIEGTYGIAVVSSEDKNKIVAARKGSPLLIGLGDKEYFVASDASAILAHTREVVYLDDGELAVLTRDGYRVIDLRAVKQDKKVSKIDWDLSQIERGGFDHFMLKEIFEQPETIENCMRGRLLPEEGTSKLGGLNMSDEELLKIDNIVITACGTSWHSALIAEHMLEELTRIPVEVEYASEFRYRNPIVNDRTLCIVISQSGETADTLAAMREAKKRGARTYGVVNVVGSTIARETDGGIYVHAGPEIGVASTKAFTSQVVALALFTLKVARLKDLSLVRGKEIIEALHALPAQVKQILDRAEEIEGLAEEFKRAQNFLYLGRGYNFPTALEGALKLKEISYIHAEGYPAAEMKHGPIALIDEMMPAVFIAPHDSVFDKIVSNVQEVKARKGRVIAITSREEPSLAGLLDYEFRVPETIDMLAPILACVPLQLLAYYIAVKRGSNVDQPRNLAKSVTVE, from the coding sequence ATGTGTGGAATTGTCGGCTATATCGGGGATCGCGAGGCGACTCCTCTTCTTCTTGAAGGTCTGAAACGGCTCGAGTACCGCGGCTACGATTCCGCCGGCGTGGCGGTGATGAACGGGCAGGGGGTCGATACCCGGAAAGCGGCGGGGAAGATATCCCGACTCGAAGCGGCTCTCGCCGCCCAGCCTATAGTTGGCGACACCGGAATCGCTCATACGCGATGGGCGACGCACGGCGCGCCCAATCAGTGCAACGCCCATCCGCAGATGGACTGCAAGGGGCACGTCGCGGTGGTCCACAATGGAATCATCGAGAACTCGACCACCCTGCGCGCCCATCTCACCGAGATCGGTCACAAATTCACCTCCGAGACGGACACCGAAGTAATCGCTCACCTCATCGAGGAGGCGTTCGACGGCAACCTCGAGGACGCGGTCATCGAAGCCCTGTGGCAGATCGAGGGCACCTATGGGATCGCTGTCGTGTCCAGCGAGGACAAGAACAAGATCGTCGCCGCTCGGAAAGGCAGTCCGCTTCTGATCGGCCTTGGCGACAAGGAGTATTTCGTCGCCAGCGACGCGTCGGCAATTCTCGCGCATACCCGCGAAGTCGTGTATCTCGACGACGGCGAGCTGGCGGTCCTCACACGCGACGGCTACCGGGTGATCGACCTGCGCGCGGTGAAGCAGGACAAGAAGGTCAGCAAGATCGACTGGGACCTGAGCCAGATCGAGCGCGGCGGCTTCGACCACTTCATGCTGAAGGAGATCTTCGAGCAGCCGGAGACCATCGAGAACTGCATGCGCGGCCGCCTGCTTCCCGAGGAAGGAACGTCGAAGCTCGGCGGTCTCAACATGAGCGACGAAGAGCTTCTGAAGATCGACAACATCGTCATCACCGCGTGTGGAACTAGCTGGCACTCGGCCCTGATCGCCGAGCACATGCTCGAGGAGCTGACTCGTATTCCCGTCGAGGTCGAGTACGCCTCCGAGTTCCGCTATCGCAATCCGATTGTAAACGACCGCACCCTGTGCATCGTCATCTCCCAGTCGGGGGAGACGGCCGACACTCTGGCGGCGATGCGCGAGGCGAAGAAGCGCGGGGCGCGAACTTACGGCGTAGTGAACGTCGTGGGATCGACGATCGCCCGTGAGACCGACGGCGGCATCTACGTGCACGCTGGTCCGGAGATCGGCGTTGCATCGACGAAGGCGTTCACGAGCCAGGTCGTGGCCCTCGCGCTGTTCACATTGAAGGTCGCGCGCCTCAAGGATCTCTCCCTGGTTCGCGGGAAGGAGATCATCGAGGCGCTTCACGCGCTGCCGGCGCAGGTAAAGCAGATTCTCGATCGGGCAGAGGAGATCGAAGGGCTCGCCGAAGAGTTCAAGCGGGCGCAGAATTTCCTTTACCTCGGGCGCGGATACAATTTCCCGACCGCTCTCGAGGGGGCCCTCAAGCTCAAGGAGATCAGCTACATCCACGCGGAGGGGTATCCCGCGGCGGAGATGAAGCACGGTCCCATCGCGCTCATCGACGAGATGATGCCGGCGGTATTCATTGCGCCGCACGACTCGGTGTTCGACAAGATTGTCTCGAACGTGCAGGAGGTCAAAGCCCGGAAAGGGCGTGTCATCGCCATCACCAGTCGCGAGGAGCCGTCGCTCGCTGGTCTGCTCGACTACGAATTCCGCGTACCTGAAACGATCGACATGCTGGCGCCGATTCTCGCGTGTGTTCCGTTGCAGCTTCTGGCCTACTACATCGCTGTCAAGCGGGGGTCGAACGTCGACCAGCCGCGCAACCTCGCGAAATCAGTAACCGTAGAGTAG
- the dtd gene encoding D-aminoacyl-tRNA deacylase: MLQRVSRAEVRIEGRPTGQIGRGFLLLVGFTATDTTAQIEWMAEKVAGLRLFGDDEGKMNLSLADVGGALLVVSQFTLYGNAEKGRRPSFIDAARPEIAIPLYEAFVAGLRSKGFRVETGEFGAMMDVDLVNDGPVTLLLER; the protein is encoded by the coding sequence CTGCTTCAGCGGGTATCGCGGGCGGAGGTGCGTATCGAAGGCCGGCCGACCGGGCAGATCGGTCGCGGCTTCCTCCTCCTCGTCGGCTTCACCGCGACTGATACAACAGCGCAGATTGAGTGGATGGCCGAAAAGGTCGCGGGCCTCCGCCTCTTCGGCGACGATGAAGGCAAGATGAATCTGTCGCTCGCCGACGTGGGCGGGGCGCTGCTCGTGGTGTCGCAGTTCACGCTCTATGGAAACGCGGAGAAGGGAAGACGCCCAAGCTTTATCGACGCGGCGCGGCCGGAAATAGCAATTCCACTGTATGAGGCTTTCGTCGCGGGGCTCCGCTCGAAAGGCTTCCGCGTCGAGACGGGCGAATTCGGTGCGATGATGGATGTCGATCTCGTGAACGACGGGCCCGTGACGCTCCTGCTCGAGCGATAG
- a CDS encoding lipopolysaccharide kinase InaA family protein, producing the protein MRIRLPGYARISAPGARGVVLESCKGALERILEKESVYGFASRQEGARKFEGRAPVYAVELPEDCGSAVVRRSMRGGALARFNSDLFLPPTRGLRELITSLQLRTAGVSTPEIIAYVVYRAGVILRRTDVVTRELPGGVDLASLLAADDRGERRDTILEDAAALVAALSRAGAHHPDLNLKNIVITDMTAGEMNASRAHILDVDRIRFHIPGDPIVLQANIDRLERSIRKWRDQRGLVIDDIEIQALRARTIDLAG; encoded by the coding sequence TTGAGGATTCGATTGCCGGGTTACGCGCGCATTTCCGCGCCGGGTGCGCGCGGAGTCGTGCTCGAGAGCTGCAAGGGAGCACTCGAGAGAATTCTGGAGAAAGAGTCGGTCTACGGATTCGCCTCGCGACAGGAGGGGGCGCGAAAGTTCGAGGGGCGCGCTCCCGTTTATGCCGTCGAGCTGCCCGAGGATTGTGGAAGCGCTGTCGTCAGGCGCTCGATGCGAGGTGGTGCTCTCGCCCGCTTCAACTCCGATCTGTTTCTCCCACCTACGCGCGGCCTTCGCGAGTTGATCACGTCGCTTCAACTCCGAACAGCCGGAGTGTCGACTCCGGAGATTATCGCCTATGTCGTCTACCGCGCGGGAGTTATCCTCAGGCGGACGGATGTCGTGACACGCGAGCTCCCTGGCGGCGTCGATCTAGCTTCGCTGCTGGCCGCTGATGATCGCGGGGAACGACGGGATACGATCCTCGAGGATGCGGCCGCTCTCGTCGCTGCGTTGTCGCGGGCCGGCGCACACCATCCCGACCTCAATCTCAAGAACATTGTCATTACGGATATGACCGCCGGCGAAATGAATGCATCGCGTGCGCATATCCTCGACGTCGATCGTATCCGATTTCACATCCCGGGCGATCCGATAGTGCTTCAGGCGAACATCGACCGGCTCGAGCGGTCGATTCGGAAGTGGCGCGATCAGCGCGGCCTTGTGATTGACGACATCGAGATCCAGGCGTTGCGCGCTCGGACAATCGATCTCGCCGGATGA
- the glmM gene encoding phosphoglucosamine mutase — MPNEGLMISVSGVRGRVGEGLTPEVVARYAAGFGAWARSRVVGDATVVVGRDSRVSGPMFHRVVLSALQSVGCNVMDIGMTPTPTVQLAVEHHHAAGGLAITASHNPIEWNALKFISSSGLFLDGEESAAMRAVVDGEIPRATFDKLGVIAEDVEAIARHHASILAIPFLDVDGIRRRQFHVALDCVRGAGGAFMPKLLTLLGCRVSAINLETDGRFPRPPEPVAENLGELEALVVSSRADIGFAVDPDVDRLALVSEEGKAIGEDYTLALAARVVLRHREGNVVTNLSTSRIVDDIAQEQNRKVIRSPVGEVNVATRMRSEKAPIGGEGNGGVILSELHLGRDAPLGAALILQLLHEESKSLSAIVAGYPRYSIVKDKLDRPAAPLDAVYKALRKVFADADADLQDGLRLAWSDRWVHVRPSGTEPIVRVIAEAPTEDAARELIRQSRAPLDALSG, encoded by the coding sequence ATGCCGAATGAGGGATTGATGATCAGCGTGTCCGGCGTGCGCGGCCGCGTCGGAGAAGGGCTCACCCCGGAAGTGGTGGCGCGGTACGCGGCCGGGTTCGGCGCCTGGGCGCGCTCACGTGTCGTCGGCGATGCGACGGTGGTTGTCGGCCGGGACAGCCGTGTCTCAGGCCCGATGTTTCATCGCGTCGTGCTGAGTGCCCTTCAGTCGGTCGGTTGCAACGTGATGGACATCGGGATGACGCCGACCCCAACCGTCCAGCTTGCCGTAGAGCACCACCATGCTGCGGGCGGACTCGCCATAACCGCCAGTCATAATCCAATCGAGTGGAACGCTCTCAAGTTCATCAGCTCGTCGGGACTCTTCCTCGACGGCGAGGAAAGCGCCGCAATGCGCGCGGTCGTCGACGGTGAGATCCCCCGCGCGACTTTCGACAAGCTGGGTGTTATCGCGGAAGATGTAGAAGCGATTGCGAGACATCACGCCTCGATACTCGCGATTCCTTTCCTCGACGTGGATGGAATTCGCAGAAGGCAATTTCACGTCGCCCTCGATTGCGTGCGCGGAGCGGGCGGGGCGTTCATGCCGAAGCTTCTGACGCTGCTTGGATGTCGCGTATCCGCGATTAATCTCGAGACGGACGGGCGGTTTCCCCGGCCACCCGAGCCCGTCGCCGAGAATCTGGGGGAGCTCGAAGCTCTCGTGGTTTCCTCCAGGGCGGACATCGGATTTGCCGTCGATCCCGACGTCGACCGTCTCGCGCTGGTGTCCGAGGAAGGGAAGGCTATTGGCGAGGACTACACGCTGGCGCTCGCGGCCAGAGTCGTGTTGCGCCACCGCGAGGGCAATGTCGTGACCAACCTTTCGACGAGTCGAATCGTCGACGACATCGCGCAGGAACAGAATCGCAAGGTTATTCGATCACCAGTTGGTGAAGTCAACGTCGCAACACGGATGCGCTCTGAGAAGGCTCCAATCGGAGGGGAAGGCAACGGCGGCGTCATCCTCTCGGAGCTGCATCTCGGTCGCGACGCGCCACTTGGCGCGGCGCTCATCCTTCAGCTCCTGCACGAGGAAAGCAAGTCGCTGTCGGCAATCGTCGCCGGCTACCCCCGCTACTCGATCGTCAAGGACAAGCTCGACCGGCCGGCAGCTCCGCTCGACGCCGTTTATAAGGCGCTGCGGAAGGTTTTCGCCGACGCTGACGCCGACCTGCAGGACGGATTGAGACTCGCATGGAGCGATCGATGGGTCCACGTTCGACCCTCCGGAACGGAACCAATCGTGCGTGTCATAGCGGAAGCGCCAACTGAAGACGCGGCGCGGGAATTGATCAGACAGTCCCGGGCGCCTCTGGACGCCCTTTCCGGGTAA